A single region of the Azotosporobacter soli genome encodes:
- the ftcD gene encoding glutamate formimidoyltransferase: MGKLVECVPNFSEGRRPEVIDAIAAAVRSVDGVKLLDIKPDASHNRVVFTFVGEPQPVKRAAFAACAKATELIDMEKHEGEHPRIGASDVIPFVPVSDVSLEECVELANELGQEIAEKLSIPVYLYEAAAKQPQRKNLPDVRKGQYEGRKENIGEAQWKPDYGPAKMHPTAGAVIVGARQFLIAYNINLSTSDVSIAKKIASAIREAKGGYKYCRAMGIMIEERNLAQVTINMVNYEGTPLHRVFETVKSEAARYGVSVVGSEIVGLLPLQALLDAADFYLRLEDFDRKQVLEENLQ, translated from the coding sequence ATGGGAAAGTTAGTAGAATGCGTGCCCAATTTTAGCGAAGGACGGCGGCCGGAGGTTATAGACGCGATTGCTGCCGCTGTGCGTAGCGTAGACGGCGTTAAGCTATTGGACATCAAACCCGATGCCAGTCACAACCGCGTCGTATTCACGTTCGTCGGCGAACCACAGCCGGTGAAACGGGCGGCGTTTGCCGCCTGTGCCAAGGCGACCGAATTGATCGATATGGAAAAACATGAAGGCGAGCATCCCCGCATCGGCGCGAGTGACGTCATTCCGTTCGTGCCGGTCAGCGATGTCAGCCTTGAGGAATGCGTCGAACTGGCGAATGAACTGGGACAGGAAATCGCTGAAAAGTTAAGCATCCCGGTGTATTTGTATGAGGCGGCCGCGAAGCAGCCGCAGCGCAAAAACCTGCCGGATGTCCGTAAAGGACAATACGAAGGGCGCAAGGAGAATATCGGCGAAGCGCAGTGGAAGCCGGATTACGGCCCGGCCAAGATGCATCCCACCGCCGGGGCGGTGATCGTCGGCGCGCGTCAGTTTTTGATCGCCTACAACATCAATCTGAGTACCAGCGATGTGAGCATTGCCAAGAAAATTGCCTCGGCGATTCGCGAAGCCAAGGGCGGCTATAAATATTGCCGTGCGATGGGCATCATGATTGAAGAACGCAATCTGGCGCAGGTGACCATCAATATGGTCAATTATGAAGGTACACCGCTGCATCGCGTATTTGAAACGGTCAAGAGCGAGGCGGCGCGCTATGGCGTATCCGTCGTCGGCAGCGAAATCGTCGGCCTGCTGCCGCTCCAGGCGCTACTCGATGCCGCCGACTTTTATCTGCGGCTCGAAGATTTTGATCGCAAACAGGTTCTGGAAGAAAATCTGCAATAA
- a CDS encoding amino acid permease, giving the protein MTTPNLKAEDLCPEKTGLKREMKSRHLMMISIGGTIGTGLFMGAGQVISDAGPVGAILAFIFGGLVMYLALLCLGELAVAMPVAGSFQTYALQFISPGVGFTVGWIYWINWAVCIAANFTAAGIIMAGWFPDVSIWIWCAVFAVLVAVLNLISVKVYGETEFWFAGIKVAAIIGFILAGAGLMFGLLGHEGAIGFSNYHSNEAIFPHGGWALFLTMINVVYSFQGSELVGIAAGECENPGKNVPKVIKGIVMRIILFYVLAIAVLAATIPYQEAGLLESPFAYVFGRIGIPLAKDIMSFVVLTSALSASNSALYVCSRLLWSMAKDKHAPSWLGKLNSGGVPVNGVLLTLVLSGLSLLTSEYAADTVYLWLMSSVGLTGCLIWIVIAWCQVKFRQRFIEMGGKLETLVFKTPMYPALPILSVILNICIILSLAFIEEQRIVLYTGLPVVGLIYLYYVFVHSKTEASRQNAA; this is encoded by the coding sequence ATGACAACACCAAATCTGAAAGCAGAAGATCTTTGTCCGGAGAAAACAGGCTTGAAACGGGAAATGAAATCGCGCCATCTCATGATGATTTCCATTGGCGGAACGATCGGTACAGGGTTATTTATGGGTGCGGGACAGGTCATCAGCGACGCCGGTCCGGTCGGGGCGATCCTGGCCTTCATCTTCGGCGGTCTGGTCATGTATCTGGCATTATTGTGTCTGGGAGAACTGGCTGTCGCAATGCCGGTTGCCGGTTCGTTTCAAACGTACGCGCTGCAATTCATCTCGCCTGGCGTCGGCTTTACCGTCGGCTGGATTTATTGGATCAACTGGGCCGTCTGTATTGCGGCGAATTTTACCGCTGCCGGCATCATCATGGCGGGCTGGTTTCCTGACGTGTCGATTTGGATCTGGTGTGCGGTCTTTGCCGTACTGGTCGCGGTGTTGAATCTGATTTCGGTCAAAGTGTACGGCGAAACGGAGTTTTGGTTTGCCGGCATCAAGGTCGCGGCGATCATCGGTTTCATTCTGGCCGGAGCGGGCTTGATGTTTGGATTGCTCGGCCACGAAGGCGCGATCGGTTTTTCCAACTATCACAGCAATGAGGCTATTTTTCCACATGGCGGCTGGGCACTTTTCTTGACGATGATTAACGTAGTATACTCATTCCAAGGCTCGGAGCTGGTCGGCATCGCAGCCGGAGAATGCGAGAATCCGGGCAAGAACGTGCCGAAGGTTATCAAAGGCATTGTGATGCGAATCATCCTGTTCTATGTGTTGGCGATCGCAGTACTCGCGGCGACGATTCCTTATCAGGAAGCGGGTCTATTGGAGAGTCCGTTCGCCTATGTCTTCGGCCGCATCGGCATCCCGTTGGCAAAAGACATCATGAGTTTTGTCGTGTTGACCTCGGCTTTATCGGCCAGCAATTCGGCGCTGTATGTTTGCTCAAGACTCTTATGGTCGATGGCCAAAGACAAGCATGCACCGAGCTGGCTGGGTAAATTAAATTCCGGCGGCGTGCCGGTAAACGGCGTTTTGCTGACCTTGGTGCTTTCCGGTTTGTCGCTGCTGACCAGCGAATATGCAGCCGATACCGTATACTTGTGGCTGATGTCCAGCGTCGGTTTGACAGGCTGTCTGATTTGGATCGTAATTGCCTGGTGCCAGGTAAAGTTCCGTCAACGCTTTATCGAAATGGGCGGCAAACTCGAGACGTTGGTCTTTAAAACGCCGATGTATCCAGCGTTGCCGATCCTGTCGGTAATCTTGAATATTTGCATCATTCTCAGTCTGGCCTTTATCGAAGAACAGCGTATCGTCCTGTATACCGGACTGCCGGTAGTGGGACTGATCTACTTGTATTATGTTTTTGTACACAGCAAAACGGAAGCCAGCCGTCAAAACGCGGCTTAG
- a CDS encoding GNAT family N-acetyltransferase, translated as MEITFRKAQEEDAEILTRISFAAKRHWSYPEECFAIWKDELTITPAYIRKNTVLIAEADGETVAYASVVSEGDESCLQHVFVLPLCIGKGIGSKLVTEMKKICAAQAIACLTIFSDPHAQGFYDKIGARYVDEFPSNIPGRNVAMYELAIGN; from the coding sequence ATGGAGATAACGTTTCGAAAGGCGCAGGAAGAGGATGCCGAAATACTGACCCGCATATCCTTTGCTGCGAAGCGGCATTGGAGCTACCCGGAAGAATGTTTTGCCATATGGAAGGATGAACTGACCATTACTCCGGCTTATATCAGGAAAAACACGGTTTTGATTGCCGAGGCTGACGGCGAGACGGTGGCGTATGCATCGGTCGTGAGCGAAGGCGATGAAAGCTGTCTGCAACATGTCTTTGTGCTGCCGCTCTGCATCGGCAAGGGTATCGGCTCTAAATTGGTAACGGAAATGAAAAAGATCTGCGCTGCACAAGCGATTGCATGCCTGACGATTTTTTCTGATCCGCATGCGCAAGGCTTTTACGACAAAATAGGTGCGCGTTACGTGGATGAATTCCCGTCTAATATTCCGGGGCGAAACGTGGCGATGTATGAATTGGCAATAGGAAATTAA
- the hutH gene encoding histidine ammonia-lyase, with amino-acid sequence MVLLDGNSLTLEDVVKVARQNEKAALSEEGRKQIIASRAIVDKILAEERPVYGISTGFGDFSSIFISKEEREKLQKNLILSHATGVGRHLPVDVVRSAMLLRANSLAKGYSGIKLSTVEMLLTMLNEGICPAIPEKGSVGASGDLAPLSHMVLVMLGEGEAYVDGALMSGAAALQAKGLEPLALGGKEGLALINGTQIMTAVGSMAWQDAVNLMKAADVAAALCTEALKGTRAAFDARISQVRPHVGQVATSENMARLTEDSVIIASHKNCTKVQDAYSLRCVPQVHGASKDALRRVEETLTVEINAATDNPLIMPDTGEAVSGGNFHGQPIALVMDYLKLAIAELGNISERRINRLMDAHLSDLPPFLTAYPGVDSGLMITQYTAAALVSENKVLVHPASADSIPTSANQEDHVSMGTIAARQSREILDNVQNVLAIELLAAAQGVDFLAPLDPGKGTGAAHKTIRSVVPHLDEDRIPSPDIKAIYSLIGDGTLVGEVERAIGALKIY; translated from the coding sequence ATGGTATTATTAGATGGAAATTCATTGACGCTTGAAGATGTGGTAAAAGTGGCCCGGCAAAATGAGAAGGCGGCGCTGAGCGAAGAAGGCCGCAAACAAATCATTGCCAGCCGGGCAATCGTCGATAAGATTCTTGCGGAAGAACGTCCTGTTTATGGGATTTCTACCGGATTCGGCGATTTCAGCAGCATCTTCATTTCGAAAGAAGAGCGGGAGAAATTGCAGAAAAATTTAATTCTCAGCCATGCGACCGGCGTCGGCCGCCACCTGCCGGTCGATGTCGTACGCTCCGCCATGTTGCTCAGGGCGAATTCGCTGGCCAAGGGCTATTCCGGCATCAAATTGTCGACGGTAGAAATGCTGCTGACCATGCTGAACGAAGGCATCTGTCCGGCTATTCCGGAGAAAGGATCGGTCGGTGCGAGCGGAGATCTCGCGCCGCTCTCGCATATGGTGCTGGTAATGCTTGGCGAAGGCGAAGCCTATGTCGACGGCGCGCTGATGAGCGGTGCTGCCGCGCTGCAGGCGAAAGGTTTAGAACCATTGGCACTTGGCGGCAAAGAAGGACTGGCGCTGATCAACGGTACGCAGATCATGACGGCGGTCGGTTCGATGGCCTGGCAGGATGCGGTGAATCTGATGAAAGCCGCCGATGTGGCGGCCGCGCTCTGCACCGAGGCGCTCAAAGGAACGCGCGCCGCGTTTGATGCACGGATCAGCCAGGTAAGACCGCATGTCGGACAGGTAGCGACCAGCGAGAACATGGCCCGTCTCACCGAAGACAGCGTCATCATCGCCTCGCATAAGAATTGCACGAAAGTCCAGGATGCCTATTCGCTGCGTTGCGTACCACAGGTGCATGGCGCTTCGAAAGACGCATTGCGCCGCGTGGAAGAGACGCTGACGGTCGAGATCAATGCCGCGACCGATAATCCGCTGATCATGCCGGATACCGGCGAAGCGGTTTCCGGCGGCAATTTTCATGGTCAACCGATTGCGCTGGTCATGGATTATCTGAAACTGGCGATCGCCGAACTGGGCAACATTTCCGAGCGACGCATCAACCGTTTGATGGATGCGCACTTAAGCGATCTGCCGCCGTTTTTGACCGCCTATCCCGGCGTGGATTCCGGTCTGATGATCACGCAATATACGGCGGCTGCATTGGTGTCGGAAAATAAAGTGCTGGTTCACCCGGCCAGCGCCGATTCGATTCCGACGTCCGCCAATCAGGAAGACCACGTCAGCATGGGCACGATTGCCGCGCGCCAATCGCGTGAAATTCTCGACAATGTGCAAAACGTACTGGCGATCGAGCTCTTGGCTGCGGCGCAGGGCGTCGATTTCCTCGCGCCGCTGGATCCAGGCAAAGGAACCGGCGCAGCACATAAGACGATCCGCAGCGTCGTGCCGCATCTTGACGAAGACCGCATTCCATCACCCGATATCAAGGCAATTTATTCTTTAATCGGCGACGGCACGCTGGTTGGTGAAGTGGAACGGGCAATCGGAGCATTGAAGATATATTAA
- a CDS encoding ATP-binding protein — protein sequence MKFLGKSIKWQLTVPITIIVSSVFLVAVGITFVGARSLIIQYACDNAMSKVQYFADRIDGDLKVSADAVKTQANTIKTIYGQPNHKELVKDIVFNWGNSSDYYQSVWFAGDSQYQKQGFIVYWFEKSGRNIRWWEFDKYDWEKREAILTRYFVEDGKIKAVDISDYEFKDFSELKYADDPRYVAYQGPKKKGGISFLDPYLDPVVNIPTVTIATPVYDERKNLIGVVGMDMNITGIQQITNNVKIGEESQIILITSDGSIVDHPDQQLVMKKNIFTDYNDQLAPFFKKAVADDHLLQEVNNNGNKEYFFSMHIPSAQWTLIMMVPAREILGELELLMLIVSGGMLLIIILLAVGIFRWITARINQPLTKLVEGTEQISAGRFEHHIEINAQNELDILAEKFNWMSDNIRHAYNEMENRVIERTKDIVSANERLQEAKVLAESAAQAKSEFLANMSHEIRTPLNAIIGFNSLALKTELSNEQRDYMDKSAIAAKSLLDIINQILDFSKIEAGRLELETIDFQLTDVVADITDMISVKAAEKGMELISSVAADVPCALVGDRLRLVQVLLNLVDNAVKFSNDGHIVLKIELEDKEETSCILRFSVEDSGIGMTEEQISKLFIAFSQADNSVTRKFGGTGLGLTISKRLVEMLGGTIAVKSQLGQGSTFSFTAKFGRQAQMQKPQLATKFQEELLGLKKRLAGAKVLLTEDNIFNQQVAAALLRGAGLNVDIANNGSEAVTAVMRNDYDLILMDVQMPVMGGYEATSMIRLRGKADLPIIAMTAHAMPGTREECLAAGMDDYISKPLEPEILSAVLSRWIKHRNNTVWEIVVGEQSGTADFPATLPGIDVEAGLSRINGNAKLFSELLIGFAKKYNSAPEKIRKALMEKDAEEALQLVHTLKGLAGNLAATQIYDAAVRLEEALVKGAECAGWLQELEAALAELADLTERLVQVKPEVAAEKTLENTREADHVVRELARLIEAGDIDALISLESLKKCLDTVGLEEELQLLEDSVRNFDFESARPPLERIARARNILLAD from the coding sequence TTGAAATTTCTGGGTAAAAGCATCAAATGGCAGCTGACTGTTCCGATAACAATTATAGTCAGTAGTGTCTTTCTCGTTGCTGTTGGGATAACGTTTGTCGGCGCAAGGTCTTTAATTATCCAGTATGCCTGTGATAATGCCATGAGTAAAGTTCAGTACTTTGCCGATAGAATCGACGGTGACTTAAAGGTAAGCGCCGATGCCGTTAAAACGCAAGCCAATACCATTAAGACTATTTATGGACAGCCAAACCATAAAGAATTAGTTAAAGATATAGTATTTAACTGGGGTAATAGCAGTGATTACTATCAGAGCGTGTGGTTTGCAGGTGACAGCCAATACCAAAAACAAGGTTTTATTGTCTATTGGTTTGAGAAATCCGGTAGAAATATAAGATGGTGGGAATTTGATAAATACGATTGGGAGAAAAGAGAAGCAATACTGACAAGATATTTTGTTGAAGATGGCAAAATAAAAGCGGTTGACATATCAGACTATGAGTTTAAAGACTTTTCTGAGTTGAAGTACGCTGACGATCCCCGATATGTTGCTTACCAAGGCCCGAAGAAGAAAGGCGGAATATCTTTTTTAGATCCTTATTTAGATCCGGTTGTAAATATCCCGACGGTTACAATAGCTACTCCGGTTTACGATGAACGGAAAAACCTGATTGGCGTTGTCGGCATGGATATGAACATAACCGGAATACAACAAATTACAAACAATGTTAAAATAGGGGAAGAGAGCCAAATCATCTTAATAACCAGTGATGGTTCAATAGTAGATCATCCCGACCAACAGTTGGTAATGAAAAAGAACATCTTTACGGACTATAATGATCAATTGGCGCCATTTTTTAAAAAAGCCGTTGCGGATGATCATTTGCTGCAGGAAGTAAATAATAACGGCAACAAAGAATACTTTTTTTCGATGCACATCCCTTCTGCCCAGTGGACTTTGATTATGATGGTTCCTGCCCGTGAAATATTGGGCGAACTGGAATTGTTGATGCTGATTGTAAGCGGCGGGATGCTTTTAATCATCATACTTTTGGCTGTGGGCATTTTTCGCTGGATAACGGCCAGAATCAACCAGCCGCTAACAAAGCTTGTCGAAGGAACGGAGCAGATATCAGCCGGGCGCTTTGAGCACCATATTGAAATCAATGCCCAGAACGAATTGGACATTTTAGCGGAAAAATTTAATTGGATGTCTGATAATATCCGGCACGCATATAACGAGATGGAAAACCGCGTAATCGAAAGAACCAAAGATATTGTCTCCGCCAATGAACGGTTACAGGAAGCTAAAGTATTGGCCGAAAGCGCGGCCCAGGCAAAAAGTGAATTTTTGGCAAATATGAGCCATGAAATCCGTACACCGCTCAATGCGATTATTGGTTTCAACAGCTTAGCGCTAAAAACAGAACTTTCGAATGAGCAAAGAGATTATATGGACAAGAGCGCCATCGCGGCGAAATCACTGCTGGACATTATCAATCAGATTCTTGACTTTTCCAAAATAGAGGCTGGCCGACTGGAACTGGAAACAATCGATTTTCAGTTGACTGACGTAGTAGCTGACATTACTGACATGATCTCAGTTAAGGCGGCCGAAAAGGGAATGGAACTGATTAGCTCCGTTGCTGCGGATGTGCCGTGCGCCCTGGTAGGCGATCGGTTGCGACTTGTCCAGGTGCTGCTTAATCTTGTCGATAATGCTGTCAAGTTTTCCAATGATGGACATATTGTACTTAAAATTGAACTGGAGGACAAAGAGGAAACCAGCTGCATATTGCGGTTTAGCGTTGAAGATTCCGGGATTGGCATGACGGAAGAACAAATAAGTAAACTCTTTATCGCTTTCTCCCAAGCGGATAATTCTGTGACCAGAAAATTCGGCGGAACCGGCCTAGGTCTGACTATTTCCAAGCGCCTAGTGGAAATGTTAGGCGGAACGATTGCGGTAAAAAGCCAACTAGGACAGGGCAGCACCTTTTCTTTTACCGCAAAATTTGGCCGGCAAGCGCAGATGCAAAAGCCGCAGCTTGCGACTAAATTCCAGGAAGAGTTGCTGGGGCTAAAGAAGAGGTTGGCGGGAGCGAAAGTGCTTCTGACGGAAGACAATATCTTCAATCAGCAAGTAGCCGCAGCGCTGTTAAGAGGTGCGGGTCTCAACGTAGATATCGCCAACAACGGCAGCGAAGCGGTGACTGCGGTGATGCGAAACGACTATGACCTGATACTGATGGATGTGCAGATGCCGGTGATGGGCGGTTATGAGGCGACAAGCATGATCCGGTTAAGAGGGAAGGCGGATTTGCCGATAATTGCTATGACCGCTCATGCCATGCCGGGAACCAGAGAGGAATGTCTGGCGGCGGGAATGGACGACTATATCAGTAAACCTCTGGAACCGGAAATTTTATCTGCCGTGCTGTCGCGTTGGATAAAGCACCGGAATAATACGGTTTGGGAGATAGTCGTAGGGGAGCAGTCGGGAACGGCCGATTTTCCTGCGACGCTTCCAGGCATTGATGTGGAGGCTGGCCTTAGCAGGATAAACGGCAATGCAAAACTGTTCAGCGAACTGCTCATCGGGTTTGCGAAAAAGTACAATAGCGCACCAGAGAAAATAAGAAAGGCTCTCATGGAAAAAGACGCGGAAGAAGCGCTGCAGCTTGTTCATACCCTCAAAGGGTTGGCAGGTAACTTAGCGGCTACCCAAATATATGATGCAGCCGTTAGATTGGAAGAGGCGTTGGTAAAAGGAGCAGAGTGCGCCGGTTGGCTGCAAGAATTGGAAGCAGCATTGGCAGAGTTGGCGGACTTAACGGAAAGGCTGGTACAGGTAAAACCCGAGGTAGCAGCGGAAAAAACGCTTGAAAATACGAGGGAAGCCGATCATGTGGTGCGGGAACTGGCGCGTCTTATCGAAGCAGGCGACATTGACGCCCTAATATCGCTGGAAAGTTTGAAGAAATGCCTGGACACTGTTGGTTTAGAAGAGGAACTGCAATTGCTGGAGGATAGTGTGAGAAATTTTGACTTCGAAAGCGCCCGCCCGCCGCTGGAGAGAATCGCCAGGGCGCGGAATATCTTGTTGGCTGACTAG
- a CDS encoding sensor histidine kinase — translation MFGVKLNSLRTRLCLGVFLASIFPYLLGGAYISQVVIERIQTNYIQQARTVIDKVQSDLDHAFLSPVENLVTALANDDRLLEISPAQLNNYIHYDPSSFVDRDDPLEQTLKRYFKNMKNNHSNIDTIFLASSWGGYMETPPFMPKGSYDPRLRAWYKNTIAQPGQIVTTDPYITAVTNQMVVSVTHTIERDAQTIGVVGVMLYLTEFQKKVVDTNIGQTGYLLILNPNNKIIVSPKHPEWLLKTPAEVGVSQLTQLEEKANMLKPFTADNLEQIMLVSPPDKRGWKVIAIIDRAELEAQAAPLRNLIISVYAFTLLLVLLTIIYATTRITRPLEKMTSLALQMADGNLETTEIKVSTSDELGQLALSFSRMARNLKQSYSNLEMRVEDRTQDLNAANEELQAMNLELNETIIQLSKTQALLVKTEKMAALGSLVAGVAHEINTPAGVALTAASHLDSITKELAALYAANSVKRRHLTEYIEEAGQSAQIILANLEQAIRLVRHFKQVSVDHTYEQRQSFNLREYIENTLSCFATRLSAPQISVSIDCASDLEIDSYPEAFSQVLSNLLANSLLHAYQPEQQGHITIAVTRHPTKLILKYTDDGKGIAADIQDRIFEPFFTTKRETGAIGLGLSIVYNIIAQQFSGMIECSSAPEQGTTFTITLPLLAE, via the coding sequence ATGTTCGGAGTCAAGCTCAATTCGTTGCGCACCCGCCTATGTCTGGGCGTCTTTTTGGCGAGTATCTTTCCCTACCTACTGGGCGGCGCTTATATCAGCCAAGTCGTCATCGAACGCATTCAAACCAACTACATTCAACAGGCTCGCACGGTAATCGACAAGGTGCAAAGCGATCTTGATCATGCATTTTTAAGTCCGGTCGAGAACTTAGTCACGGCATTGGCAAATGATGACCGGCTGCTCGAAATCAGTCCGGCACAACTGAACAACTATATTCACTACGACCCCTCCAGCTTCGTCGACCGCGACGATCCGCTCGAACAAACGCTAAAACGTTATTTTAAAAACATGAAAAATAATCACAGCAATATCGATACGATTTTTCTTGCTTCGTCCTGGGGCGGCTATATGGAAACACCGCCGTTTATGCCGAAAGGCTCTTATGATCCGAGACTGCGCGCCTGGTATAAAAACACAATCGCACAGCCTGGCCAAATCGTTACTACCGATCCATACATCACGGCTGTTACCAATCAGATGGTCGTGAGCGTCACGCATACGATTGAGCGTGATGCGCAAACGATCGGCGTCGTCGGCGTCATGCTGTATTTGACGGAATTCCAAAAAAAAGTTGTCGATACGAACATCGGCCAGACCGGTTATCTGTTGATCTTAAATCCAAACAATAAAATCATCGTCAGCCCTAAACATCCTGAATGGCTCCTCAAAACGCCTGCAGAAGTCGGCGTCAGTCAATTGACCCAACTGGAAGAAAAGGCAAACATGCTAAAGCCGTTCACCGCGGACAATCTGGAGCAAATCATGCTGGTCAGCCCGCCGGACAAACGCGGCTGGAAAGTTATCGCCATCATCGACCGTGCGGAACTAGAGGCTCAGGCCGCGCCGCTGCGCAACCTGATTATCAGCGTCTATGCTTTTACCTTACTCTTGGTCTTATTGACCATCATCTATGCTACGACGCGGATCACGCGGCCGCTGGAAAAAATGACGTCGCTGGCACTGCAAATGGCGGACGGCAATCTTGAAACAACCGAAATCAAAGTCTCAACAAGCGACGAACTGGGCCAGTTGGCGCTCTCCTTCAGCCGGATGGCGCGCAACTTGAAGCAATCGTATAGCAACCTTGAAATGCGCGTCGAAGACCGGACGCAAGATTTGAACGCCGCCAATGAAGAATTGCAGGCAATGAATCTGGAGTTGAATGAAACGATCATTCAACTGAGCAAAACACAAGCTTTGCTGGTCAAAACTGAGAAAATGGCCGCGCTTGGCAGCTTAGTCGCCGGTGTGGCACACGAGATCAACACTCCTGCCGGCGTGGCTTTAACTGCGGCTTCACATCTCGATTCGATCACCAAGGAATTGGCTGCCTTGTATGCCGCCAATAGCGTAAAACGCCGCCACTTGACCGAATATATCGAAGAGGCTGGGCAATCGGCGCAAATCATCTTGGCAAATCTGGAACAGGCCATCCGGCTGGTGCGCCATTTCAAACAGGTCTCCGTCGATCATACCTATGAGCAACGGCAGTCGTTCAATCTTCGCGAATACATTGAAAACACCTTATCCTGCTTTGCCACTCGCTTGTCCGCGCCGCAAATCAGCGTGAGCATTGATTGTGCATCCGATCTCGAAATCGACAGCTACCCCGAAGCATTCTCGCAAGTTCTCAGCAATTTGTTGGCCAATTCCTTGCTGCATGCCTATCAGCCAGAACAGCAAGGTCATATCACCATCGCCGTCACACGCCATCCTACAAAGTTAATTTTGAAATATACGGATGACGGCAAGGGCATCGCCGCAGATATCCAAGACCGGATATTTGAGCCCTTCTTCACCACCAAGCGCGAAACTGGCGCGATCGGACTTGGTTTATCGATCGTCTACAACATCATCGCTCAGCAATTTTCCGGTATGATCGAATGCAGCAGCGCACCGGAGCAGGGCACGACCTTCACGATTACATTACCGCTACTGGCGGAGTAA
- a CDS encoding cyclodeaminase/cyclohydrolase family protein → MLMKKSVTDFLAELKSNSPAPGGGSVAALAGALAAALGVMVGNLTLGSAKCADAHDEAGTLKCDLEKALTRLASYVDEDTAAFNEVMAAYKLPKDSDEDKAIRGQAIQAALQKAAKLPLEVAATCVGVLELSHRMLAIGNPNAASDAAVAGRLAHAGVWAALYNVRINLASIKESSFLETAGAEVRALAQKADAALAALSQKAEEVI, encoded by the coding sequence ATGTTGATGAAAAAGAGCGTGACCGATTTTCTCGCGGAACTGAAATCCAATTCGCCTGCACCGGGCGGCGGCAGCGTTGCAGCGCTCGCGGGCGCGCTGGCGGCGGCTCTTGGCGTAATGGTCGGCAATCTGACGTTGGGCAGCGCCAAATGCGCCGATGCGCATGATGAGGCCGGAACGTTGAAATGCGACCTGGAGAAAGCGCTGACCCGTTTAGCCAGCTATGTGGATGAAGACACGGCGGCGTTTAACGAAGTCATGGCTGCGTACAAACTGCCGAAAGACAGCGATGAAGACAAGGCGATCCGCGGCCAGGCCATTCAGGCCGCGCTGCAAAAAGCGGCAAAATTGCCGCTGGAAGTCGCTGCGACTTGCGTAGGCGTGCTGGAATTGTCGCATCGCATGCTGGCGATAGGCAATCCCAATGCCGCAAGCGATGCTGCGGTTGCCGGGCGTCTGGCGCATGCCGGCGTTTGGGCCGCGCTGTACAATGTGCGGATCAATTTGGCGTCGATCAAAGAAAGTTCCTTTTTAGAGACAGCCGGCGCGGAAGTCAGAGCACTGGCCCAAAAGGCGGATGCCGCACTCGCTGCGCTGAGTCAAAAGGCGGAAGAAGTTATTTGA